From one Chryseobacterium sp. 3008163 genomic stretch:
- a CDS encoding formimidoylglutamase, translating into MDFEDFIISPRNFRTENWQIGSKITKEIKEDSIVLLFVSDYRGANGDAEVQDFTAIRREFYKLSQLDFEIPVVDLGDLVSGKSVEDSHYILQEVLSACHSKRAIPVIIGGSNDFAFSLFSGLNFHQQNINYTQISNIISLKQGESIDEHTFLSKILGSKNFSIKNYHHLGYQKHLNESDSVKLIKEVEFDIVRLAEMMNSTEKTEPFFRKADLVTVNCDAIESFSDAFSMNPQVNGLNRREICAYMKEIGLSENLKSVGIFNYNIYTENQLNHQLLAQMIWYLIEGINIQQSHPKERQYEMFYVLIEDRQYAFKRDTFSNLWYFGDDENIENCIPCSRKDFDEAKKGWLSARFTKS; encoded by the coding sequence ATGGATTTTGAAGATTTTATAATTTCACCAAGAAATTTCAGGACAGAAAACTGGCAGATTGGCAGTAAGATTACCAAAGAAATAAAAGAAGATAGTATTGTTTTGCTCTTTGTTTCCGATTACCGTGGTGCAAATGGCGATGCAGAAGTGCAGGATTTTACGGCAATCAGAAGAGAGTTTTACAAACTTTCACAGCTTGATTTTGAAATTCCGGTGGTTGATCTGGGAGATTTGGTTTCAGGGAAATCGGTGGAAGACTCGCATTATATTTTGCAGGAAGTTTTGTCGGCTTGTCATTCTAAAAGAGCCATTCCGGTGATTATTGGGGGTTCTAATGACTTTGCTTTTTCGTTATTTTCAGGATTAAATTTTCATCAGCAAAACATCAACTATACGCAGATCAGCAATATTATTTCATTGAAACAAGGTGAAAGTATTGACGAACATACTTTTTTAAGCAAAATTTTAGGCTCAAAAAATTTCTCTATCAAAAATTATCATCATCTTGGTTATCAAAAGCATCTGAACGAATCAGATTCGGTAAAACTCATCAAAGAGGTTGAATTTGACATTGTTCGTTTGGCTGAAATGATGAATTCTACTGAGAAAACGGAACCTTTTTTCAGAAAAGCAGATTTGGTGACGGTAAATTGTGACGCGATTGAAAGTTTCAGTGATGCTTTTTCGATGAATCCGCAGGTGAATGGTTTGAACCGAAGAGAAATCTGTGCTTACATGAAAGAAATCGGACTGAGTGAAAATCTAAAGTCTGTAGGAATATTTAATTATAATATTTACACTGAAAATCAGCTCAATCATCAGCTTTTGGCACAAATGATTTGGTATCTGATCGAAGGAATCAATATTCAGCAGTCGCATCCGAAAGAAAGACAGTACGAAATGTTTTATGTTTTGATTGAGGACAGACAATATGCTTTCAAGCGTGATACGTTCAGCAATCTTTGGTATTTCGGAGATGATGAAAATATAGAAAACTGTATTCCGTGTTCGAGAAAAGATTTTGATGAAGCCAAAAAAGGCTGGCTGAGTGCAAGATTTACAAAAAGCTAA
- a CDS encoding alpha/beta hydrolase family protein, with protein sequence MKTINKPTVFKKIVNRKQFCKNLLLVLFLLVTVTPLMAIPPGFTTKNIKFISEGDSLAGTIYKPDHISAAVVLIHGSGQEKRMTKFATLLAKNGIAVLTYDKRGVGESGGIYAGPEVGTNNVDAANLNLLSMDASIAVDVLSKYLSNKQISIGLIGASQAGWIIPLTAEKNKKVKFMAIFSGALITVKEQLRFQFYTNGNSKFWDTHTEEDARKHTMTDPDKYEFTDTDPQDVLSKLSIPGLWIFGGKDIQVPVNLSIEHLNTLKAKGKRYEYRLFPKLGHNTAFSDDEKPMKNVIEWMKNVKPK encoded by the coding sequence ATGAAAACTATAAATAAACCGACTGTTTTTAAAAAGATCGTAAACAGAAAACAATTTTGCAAAAATCTTCTTTTGGTATTATTTCTTTTGGTTACTGTTACTCCTTTGATGGCAATTCCGCCAGGCTTTACAACCAAGAATATAAAATTTATAAGTGAAGGAGACTCGCTTGCAGGAACTATTTATAAGCCTGATCATATTTCTGCAGCTGTTGTACTTATTCACGGATCCGGACAAGAAAAAAGGATGACAAAGTTTGCAACACTGCTGGCTAAAAATGGAATTGCTGTTTTAACTTACGACAAACGTGGTGTCGGAGAATCTGGCGGGATCTATGCCGGACCCGAAGTAGGAACCAATAATGTAGACGCTGCCAATCTTAATCTTCTGTCTATGGATGCGAGCATTGCAGTAGATGTATTATCTAAATATTTATCAAACAAGCAAATATCAATAGGTTTAATTGGGGCAAGCCAAGCCGGATGGATTATTCCGTTGACTGCAGAGAAGAATAAGAAAGTCAAATTTATGGCGATTTTCAGTGGTGCACTGATAACGGTGAAAGAGCAACTTAGGTTTCAGTTTTACACCAACGGAAATTCAAAATTCTGGGATACGCACACAGAAGAAGATGCAAGAAAACATACCATGACTGACCCTGATAAATACGAATTTACAGATACTGATCCGCAAGATGTTCTTTCCAAATTATCAATTCCGGGACTATGGATTTTTGGAGGAAAAGACATTCAGGTACCCGTGAATTTATCCATTGAACATCTGAATACATTAAAAGCAAAAGGTAAACGCTATGAGTATAGATTATTTCCCAAATTAGGGCATAACACTGCGTTCTCAGACGATGAAAAGCCGATGAAAAATGTTATTGAGTGGATGAAGAACGTAAAACCAAAATAG
- a CDS encoding polysaccharide biosynthesis/export family protein: MMKIFKYILFLILPFLLSSCITSKDVKYMQPSESLVINEEGLIPYNIPVYRITKNDMLILNIVTTPKGDAAQFYSSLNSSTGQSTISVTGGSGSGGNAIIYFNGLRVDSKGDINVFGIGYIKAEGRTTEDIRLEIQEKVNENFQEGKSEVRLDTNGITYYILGDVETTGMTGERVAHKNTLTLSEAIAINGGLNRTIDRKNIVIHRKYPEGIKKAKIDLTREDVMNSPYYYVQNGDEIFLTTQRRALNGFGKDPIQTLISGVSVITTALSIYLLLKNL; the protein is encoded by the coding sequence ATGATGAAAATCTTTAAGTATATTTTATTTTTAATTCTACCGTTCCTTTTATCATCTTGCATCACTTCAAAAGATGTGAAATATATGCAGCCAAGCGAAAGTTTGGTAATTAATGAAGAAGGTCTGATTCCTTACAACATTCCTGTGTATAGAATTACTAAAAATGACATGTTGATTCTTAATATTGTAACTACCCCTAAAGGTGATGCTGCACAATTTTATTCTTCATTGAACTCATCGACGGGACAAAGTACTATAAGCGTAACAGGTGGTTCAGGATCAGGAGGTAATGCTATCATTTATTTTAATGGTCTGAGAGTTGATTCAAAAGGAGACATCAATGTTTTTGGTATTGGTTATATCAAAGCAGAAGGCAGAACTACTGAAGATATCAGGTTAGAAATTCAGGAAAAAGTCAACGAAAACTTTCAAGAAGGAAAATCTGAGGTTAGGCTAGATACCAATGGTATTACTTATTATATTTTAGGTGATGTTGAAACAACTGGTATGACAGGAGAAAGGGTTGCACACAAAAATACTTTGACGCTTTCTGAAGCGATTGCCATTAATGGAGGATTAAACAGAACGATTGATAGAAAAAATATTGTTATTCATAGAAAATATCCAGAGGGAATTAAAAAAGCGAAAATAGATCTTACTAGAGAAGATGTAATGAATTCTCCATATTATTATGTGCAAAATGGTGACGAAATATTCCTTACCACACAGAGAAGAGCACTTAATGGTTTCGGGAAAGATCCTATACAGACTCTTATAAGTGGGGTTTCTGTGATTACTACCGCATTATCAATTTATCTACTTCTTAAAAACCTTTAA
- a CDS encoding glycosyltransferase family 2 protein produces the protein MINVPSLISIIVPVYNVENYLAKCLDSLVNQTYQNMEILVVNDGSKDSSERIIQDYAQKFPEKIKAFTKENGGLSDARNFGLDHVAGDYVGFVDSDDYVTETMFEEMLNLALKHQAEMVICNIQKVDEHGNVTQKLTQIPNMPEKIDLESHFSVFSDLSYFACNKLFKKDLFKDKRFKKGIHYEDIQLIPQLLLECKTLAQTQNFHYQYLERTDSISKTHTEKGLDILNAVKDVEVFFQKSQYSTKLKELKNFQILEGIYTFLAYLAFVKDESVFYEMAHQLDVFIQERNINFKDILNYNRFDTNYILSLPLKKKIFYLLFFAGQKKLIRKLM, from the coding sequence ATGATAAACGTTCCCTCTTTAATTTCTATCATCGTTCCGGTTTATAATGTCGAAAATTATTTGGCAAAATGTCTTGATTCTTTGGTGAATCAGACGTATCAGAATATGGAAATTCTGGTAGTAAATGACGGAAGTAAAGATTCTTCTGAGAGAATAATTCAAGATTACGCTCAGAAATTCCCTGAAAAAATCAAAGCTTTTACTAAAGAAAACGGAGGTTTAAGTGATGCCAGAAATTTTGGGCTAGACCATGTAGCTGGAGATTATGTAGGATTTGTCGACAGCGATGATTACGTTACGGAAACGATGTTTGAAGAAATGCTGAATTTAGCATTAAAACATCAGGCTGAAATGGTCATCTGCAACATCCAGAAAGTTGATGAGCATGGAAATGTAACTCAAAAGCTTACGCAAATTCCTAATATGCCCGAGAAAATTGATTTGGAAAGTCATTTTTCTGTCTTTTCAGATTTAAGCTATTTTGCTTGTAATAAACTGTTTAAAAAAGATCTTTTTAAAGATAAAAGGTTTAAAAAAGGAATTCATTATGAAGATATTCAGTTGATTCCGCAGTTATTGCTGGAGTGTAAAACTTTGGCACAAACGCAGAATTTTCATTATCAATATTTGGAACGAACTGATTCTATTTCAAAAACACATACAGAAAAAGGTCTTGATATCTTAAATGCAGTGAAAGATGTGGAGGTTTTTTTCCAAAAATCACAGTATTCTACCAAACTAAAAGAGCTGAAGAATTTCCAAATTTTGGAAGGTATTTATACCTTTTTGGCGTATTTAGCATTTGTGAAAGATGAAAGTGTTTTCTATGAAATGGCGCATCAATTAGACGTTTTCATACAAGAACGGAATATTAATTTTAAAGATATATTGAATTACAATCGTTTTGATACGAATTATATTTTATCTTTGCCCCTGAAAAAAAAGATATTTTATCTGCTCTTTTTTGCTGGACAAAAAAAACTGATAAGAAAATTAATGTAA
- a CDS encoding ecotin family protein, which translates to MKEYYTLFLLLLFVSFCFSQKVEYPEAKDGYKKVELKLPSKIDNKDFKIEIFLVSNMKLDDCENASLNAKLETKFLVPPARYAYYELSNPNIEIITFKNGNCSNKKIDKKVYNYPKIEEYRSVLPYTFYIPKNMDIEYRIWKVEPKYIEVK; encoded by the coding sequence ATGAAAGAATACTACACCTTATTTTTATTATTATTATTTGTTTCTTTTTGTTTTTCTCAAAAAGTTGAATATCCTGAAGCAAAAGATGGATATAAAAAAGTAGAGCTTAAATTGCCTTCAAAAATTGATAATAAAGATTTTAAAATAGAAATATTTCTAGTTTCAAATATGAAATTAGATGATTGTGAGAATGCTAGCTTAAATGCAAAACTTGAAACGAAATTCTTAGTTCCACCAGCAAGATATGCTTACTATGAACTAAGCAATCCCAATATAGAAATAATAACTTTTAAAAATGGTAATTGTTCTAATAAGAAGATTGATAAAAAAGTATATAACTATCCAAAGATAGAAGAATATAGGTCAGTATTACCGTATACTTTCTATATTCCAAAAAATATGGATATAGAATATAGAATTTGGAAAGTTGAACCCAAATATATTGAAGTAAAGTAA
- a CDS encoding MraY family glycosyltransferase has translation MDEPGVRSSHLRKIPNLGGIAMFYSIGICTSVFAYELFDLYKFLFASLIVLLYVGVMDDIVVMRAYKKLVAQIIVSAFIVIGSDIRIRNLFGICGIYQINYLISIIVTIITFVILINAFNLIDGIDGLAGGYSVICCALFGISYYRLGEYNYPLVVLSVVVIGSVLAFLYYNLSNYRATKIFMGDTGSMLLGFLLAFTCICFIDIFIDKKLPNVPRYYLQSAPVIAVAILILPIVDTLNVILVRLWNKKSPFEADKNHIHHKLLKLDLTHRRSSFYIITYYLFIIAVAYFMRHSNVNLLLIIVLALGFLGAYLPDVFYLMRNNNNLKNNN, from the coding sequence ATGGATGAACCAGGCGTTAGAAGTTCGCACCTTAGAAAAATCCCTAATCTTGGTGGCATTGCGATGTTTTATTCAATCGGTATCTGTACTTCGGTTTTTGCTTACGAACTTTTTGATTTATATAAATTTCTCTTTGCCTCGCTCATTGTTCTGCTTTATGTGGGCGTGATGGATGATATTGTGGTGATGAGAGCATACAAAAAGTTAGTGGCTCAAATTATTGTTTCTGCATTTATCGTCATAGGTTCAGATATCAGAATCAGAAATCTTTTCGGGATCTGCGGAATTTATCAAATTAATTACCTGATAAGTATAATTGTTACCATTATTACTTTTGTTATATTGATTAATGCTTTTAACTTAATTGATGGAATTGACGGTTTGGCAGGCGGTTACTCAGTAATATGCTGTGCGCTTTTTGGCATTAGCTATTATCGTTTAGGGGAATATAATTATCCTCTGGTTGTGCTATCTGTAGTGGTTATTGGCTCGGTGCTCGCATTTCTGTACTATAATTTATCAAATTATAGAGCAACCAAAATATTTATGGGAGACACCGGATCTATGCTTTTAGGATTTTTACTGGCATTTACTTGTATTTGTTTTATTGATATTTTTATTGATAAAAAACTTCCGAATGTCCCGAGATATTATTTACAATCAGCTCCGGTAATTGCTGTTGCCATCTTGATTTTACCTATTGTTGATACTCTCAACGTTATTTTAGTCAGACTTTGGAATAAAAAATCTCCTTTTGAGGCAGATAAAAATCATATTCACCATAAACTATTAAAGCTTGATTTAACGCATAGAAGATCCAGCTTTTATATCATAACTTATTATCTTTTTATTATTGCAGTAGCTTATTTTATGAGACACAGTAATGTGAATCTTCTGCTTATTATAGTTTTAGCATTGGGTTTCTTGGGAGCTTATCTTCCAGATGTCTTTTATTTGATGAGAAATAACAATAATTTAAAAAATAATAATTAA
- a CDS encoding glycoside hydrolase family protein, with the protein MSQSKYTRRDFLQTSALGIAAVFFSSSFTRAFDFSDKPYFNLKPIGRSLELDGYYIWCSSPIWGEDGKVHLFYSRWKKEKGMGGWLNGSEICRAEANSPFEEFQHKQIVLAPRGGEFWDATTCHNPLIKKVEDQYYLFFMGTSNGKTNTKRIGLATSKSLDGDWTRPEKPLLLPGEKGAWDDHCTTNPAFVKGNDGKYWLFYKSWNTEEYETQKGAVRGNRKYGLAKADSPMGPYKKNLKIR; encoded by the coding sequence ATGAGCCAGTCAAAATACACCCGCAGAGATTTTTTGCAAACTTCAGCATTGGGAATTGCAGCAGTATTCTTCAGTTCATCATTTACTCGCGCATTTGATTTTTCAGACAAACCTTATTTTAATTTAAAACCCATCGGAAGATCATTAGAACTGGATGGCTATTATATCTGGTGTTCATCTCCAATTTGGGGTGAAGATGGGAAAGTGCATCTTTTCTACTCCCGCTGGAAAAAAGAAAAAGGAATGGGCGGCTGGCTCAACGGTTCTGAGATCTGTCGTGCAGAAGCCAACTCACCATTTGAAGAATTTCAGCACAAGCAGATTGTACTTGCTCCAAGAGGCGGCGAGTTTTGGGATGCAACAACCTGCCACAATCCTTTGATCAAAAAAGTGGAAGATCAATATTATCTGTTCTTCATGGGAACTTCCAATGGAAAGACGAATACTAAAAGGATAGGATTGGCAACTTCAAAAAGTTTGGATGGAGATTGGACAAGACCTGAAAAACCATTGCTTCTTCCCGGAGAAAAAGGTGCGTGGGACGATCATTGTACCACAAATCCTGCTTTTGTAAAAGGAAACGACGGAAAATACTGGCTGTTTTACAAATCCTGGAACACCGAAGAATATGAAACCCAAAAAGGAGCAGTCCGAGGAAACCGAAAATACGGATTGGCAAAAGCAGATTCTCCAATGGGACCTTATAAAAAAAATCTCAAAATCCGGTGA